A genomic segment from Ptychodera flava strain L36383 chromosome 23 unlocalized genomic scaffold, AS_Pfla_20210202 Scaffold_23__1_contigs__length_28996876_pilon, whole genome shotgun sequence encodes:
- the LOC139123939 gene encoding uncharacterized protein — translation MKTVGLSVLLFTLVFARLSQAALTIKAASFSVTGPSPYTLKVSEGTEITFDITFENDDTGGTDDVTDLKLFLSDNADLSAATKMVEVADKDAITGITFPATVPVARDAPPIEKGEKAETGAKATITIPSAADCPDFVQLVAQISPGDDTQAIDITGKTDCPTPAPPSESPDTSQADMETTSDPCDDGCHHVCSVMLILAVMILNVIISIA, via the exons ATGAAGACCGTCGGCCTTTCCGTGCTGTTATTTACTCTGGTCTTTGCTAGATTGTCTCAAGCTG CACTGACCATCAAGGCGGCATCATTCAGTGTGACAGGGCCATCTCCCTACACACTAAAGGTGTCAGAAGGCACTGAAATAACTTTTGACATCACCTTCGAGAATGATGACACCGGTGGAACTGACGATGTTACAGACTTAAAGCTGTTTCTATCGGATAATGCCGATTTAAGCGCTGCCACAAAAATGGTTGAGGTGGCTGACAAAGACGCAATCACTGGTATTACGTTTCCTGCCACAGTACCCGTCGCAAGAGATGCCCCTCCAATTGAAAAGGGAGAAAAGGCTGAAACAGGCGCTAAAGCAACTATCACCATTCCCAGTGCAGCAGATTGTCCAGACTTTGTCCAACTCGTTGCTCAGATCTCACCTGGGGATGATACTCAAGCTATTGACATTACAGGAAAGACAGATTGCCCAACACCAGCACCAC CTTCAGAATCACCAGACACAAGCCAAGCTGATATGGAAACGACAT CTGACCCTTGCGACGATGGATGTCACCATGTGTGCAGTGTCATGCTGATACTGGCTGTAATGATCCTGAATGTGATTATTTCTATTGCCTAA